One segment of Theobroma cacao cultivar B97-61/B2 chromosome 9, Criollo_cocoa_genome_V2, whole genome shotgun sequence DNA contains the following:
- the LOC18590394 gene encoding arogenate dehydratase/prephenate dehydratase 6, chloroplastic gives MQAVSPTQNLNSSIIRPSKPRLNQLTRFAVRCVHRSDSVQFPNGVGSSRADWQSSCAILSSKVFSQDQGSGDKSTPPSASDHLAPAVNGHKTSIDLNLVPIDKNNKPQPPSPLPPQKPLTITDLSPAPMHGSQLRVAYQGVPGAYSEAAAGKAYPNCEAIPCDQFEVAFQAVELWIADRAVLPVENSLGGSIHRNYDLLLRHRLHIVGEVQLPVHHCLLALPGVRKEYLTRVISHPQALSQCEHTLTKLGLNVTREAVDDTAGAAEYIATNNLRDTAAIASARAAELYGLQVLADGIQDDSGNVTRFVMLAREPIIPRTDRPFKTSIVFAHDKGTSVLFKVLSAFAFRNISLTKIESRPHRNRPIRLVDDANVGTAKHFEYMFYVDFEASMAEVRAQNALAEVQEFTSFLRVLGSYPMDMTPWCPSRED, from the coding sequence ATGCAGGCGGTTTCTCCTACACAAAATCTTAACTCTTCTATAATTCGGCCGTCGAAGCCTCGGCTCAACCAGCTAACTCGGTTCGCCGTTCGCTGCGTCCACCGGTCTGATTCGGTCCAATTCCCCAATGGAGTTGGTTCAAGCCGCGCCGATTGGCAAAGCTCCTGTGCCATCCTTTCTAGCAAAGTCTTTTCTCAGGACCAAGGTTCCGGTGACAAATCCACTCCTCCCTCCGCTTCGGACCACCTCGCCCCCGCCGTTAACGGCCACAAGACCTCCATCGATCTCAACCTAGTCCCAATCGACAAAAACAACAAGCCTCAACCACCTTCCCCACTGCCTCCACAAAAACCGCTAACCATCACCGACTTGTCCCCGGCTCCGATGCATGGCTCTCAGCTGCGCGTAGCCTACCAGGGAGTACCTGGCGCGTACTCCGAAGCTGCTGCGGGAAAGGCTTATCCTAACTGTGAAGCCATCCCTTGTGACCAGTTCGAAGTCGCGTTTCAAGCAGTTGAGCTTTGGATCGCCGACCGAGCCGTGTTACCAGTGGAAAACTCACTCGGCGGCTCGATTCATAGGAACTACGATCTACTTCTCCGGCACCGCCTCCACATCGTCGGCGAAGTCCAACTCCCAGTCCACCACTGCCTGTTAGCTCTCCCAGGAGTCCGCAAAGAGTACCTTACGCGTGTCATTTCTCATCCACAAGCTCTCTCCCAGTGTGAACACACACTCACCAAACTCGGTCTCAACGTCACGCGCGAAGCTGTCGACGACACAGCCGGAGCGGCGGAGTACATCGCAACCAACAACCTTCGCGACACCGCCGCCATAGCAAGCGCACGCGCCGCGGAACTCTACGGACTCCAAGTCCTTGCCGATGGAATCCAGGACGATTCGGGAAACGTCACGCGCTTCGTCATGCTAGCTCGGGAGCCAATCATCCCGCGTACGGATCGGCCATTTAAAACGAGCATCGTTTTCGCGCACGACAAAGGGACGAGCGTGCTTTTCAAAGTGCTGTCTGCGTTTGCGTTTAGGAACATCAGCCTAACGAAAATCGAGTCGCGGCCGCACCGCAACAGGCCGATCCGGTTGGTCGACGACGCCAATGTGGGAACTGCCAAGCATTTTGAGTATATGTTTTACGTGGATTTCGAAGCGTCAATGGCGGAGGTCAGGGCCCAAAACGCGTTGGCTGAGGTCCAGGAGTTCACGTCATTCTTGAGGGTGTTGGGAAGTTACCCCATGGATATGACGCCATGGTGCCCCTCAAGGGAAGATTAG
- the LOC108663490 gene encoding uncharacterized protein LOC108663490, whose amino-acid sequence MAATIASRSSFLRPIFRTATTTTTTTTRTRVPFSVPNPSLRSNFNLRQTRISPPSLSRLVRRELSTLQPVYSAVASACLVSKLPRDAKSCAEGRFANYISPI is encoded by the exons ATGGCAGCTACAATTGCATCGAGATCTTCTTTTCTTCGTCCAATCTTTAGaacagcaacaacaacaacaacaacaacaacgaGAACGAGAGTCCCATTTTCAGTTCCTAATCCTTCACTTCGCTCCAATTTCAATCTTCGCCAAACCCGGATTTCTCCACCCTCTCTTTCTCG GTTGGTTCGGCGAGAACTGAGCACTCTTCAACCGGTTTACAGTGCGGTTGCATCGGCTTGCCTTGTTTCCAAGCTTCCCCGTGATGCCAAAAGTTGTGCTGAAG GTAGATTTGCTAATTATATCAGTCCCATCTAG
- the LOC18590391 gene encoding nucleobase-ascorbate transporter 12, giving the protein MSSSDPKTRPKPGPWPPAPDAAPVPPTSWAKRTGFRPKFSGETNASESGQIALPPRARENENQPDIEAGRVRPAPPVANGEQPVSEKGPVEKDQTVKKRREADGANKGGSGAGANGHTGTNGAAETGASSQPQQPTRRPLRNEEVVDVLPQNVDDQGFVGRHSHMKYELRDTPGLVPIGLYGFQHFLSMLGSLILIPLVIVPPMGGTYEDTANVVSTVLFVSGVTTLLHSFFGSRLPLIQGPSFVFLAPALAIINSPEFQGLNGNNFKHIMKELQGAIIIASAFQTILGYSGLMSLFLRLINPVVVAPTIAAVGLSFYSYGFPLVGTCLEIGAAQILLVIIFSLYLRKISVLGHRIFLIYAVPLGLGITWAAAFLLTEAGAYSYKGCDTNVPASNIISEHCRKHVSRMKHCRVDTSHALKSSPWFRFPYPLQWGTPVFNWKMALVMCVVSVIASVDSVGSYHASSLLVASRPPTPGVVSRGIGLEGLSSVLAGLWGTGTGSTTLTENVHTIAVTKMGSRRAVELGACVLIVLSLVGKVGGFIASIPEVMVAALLCFMWAMLAALGLSNLRYSEAGSSRNIIIVGLSLFFSLSIPAYFQQYGISSNSNLSVPSYYQPYIVASHGPFHSKFGGLNYIMNTLLSLHMVIAFLVAVILDNTVPGSRQERGVYVWSESEAARREPAVVKDYELPFQVGRVFRWVKWVGL; this is encoded by the exons ATGTCGAGTTCTGACCCGAAAACCCGACCGAAACCGGGACCATGGCCACCAGCTCCCGATGCAGCTCCCGTTCCGCCGACTTCTTGGGCTAAGCGAACTGGGTTTAGGCCCAAATTCTCCGGAGAAACGAATGCGAGTGAGTCGGGACAAATAGCTTTGCCTCCAAGGGCTAGAGAGAATGAGAACCAGCCTGATATCGAAGCGGGTCGGGTTCGACCCGCGCCACCTGTGGCGAATGGGGAGCAGCCGGTGAGTGAGAAGGGTCCCGTGGAGAAAGATCAGACGGTGAAGAAGAGGAGGGAGGCTGATGGGGCGAATAAAGGGGGCTCCGGTGCCGGTGCTAATGGCCATACGGGTACGAATGGGGCTGCGGAAACAGGGGCCTCGTCGCAGCCGCAGCAGCCGACTAGGAGGCCCTTGAGAAATGAGGAAGTGGTGGATGTGTTGCCACAGAATGTAGATGATCAAGGATTTGTAGGAAGGCATTCACATATGAAATATGAGCTTAGAGATACTCCTGGTCTTG TTCCCATTGGTCTTTATGGGTTCCAGCATTTTCTTTCGATGTTGGGTTCATTGATTCTTATTCCACTCGTTATAGTTCCTCCAATGGGTGGCACTTAT GAGGATACTGCAAATGTGGTGTCAACAGTGCTCTTTGTGTCAGGAGTGACCACGCTATTGCATTCATTCTTCGGGTCACGGTTGCCTCTGATACAAGGTCCATCATTTGTTTTCCTAGCTCCTGCATTGGCGATAATTAACTCTCCGGAGTTTCAAGGCCTAAATGGAAAT AACTTCAAGCATATTATGAAGGAGTTGCAGGGAGCCATTATCATAGCTTCAGCTTTTCAAACAATACTTGGATATAGTGGACTAATGTCATTGTTTTTGAG GTTGATCAATCCAGTGGTTGTTGCACCTACTATTGCTGCTGTTGGACTTTCTTTTTATAGTTATGGTTTCCCACTAGTTGGTACCTGTCTTGAGATTGGCGCTGCGCAGATATTGttggttattattttttctctt TATCTTCGTAAGATATCTGTTCTCGGCCATCGCATTTTTCTAATCTATGCA GTTCCTTTGGGCCTTGGAATCACATGGGCAGCTGCTTTCCTGCTCACTGAAGCAGGAGCTTATAGCTATAAAGGTTGTGATACCAATGTGCCTGCCTCAAATATAATATCTGAGCACTGCAGAAAACATGTTTCCAGGATGAAGCACTGTCGAGTTGATACATCTCATGCATTGAAATCTTCCCCATGGTTTAGGTTTCCTTATCCATTACAATGGGGAACTCCTGTCTTCAACTGGAAAATGGCCCTTGTTATGTGTGTGGTTTCAGTAATAGCCTCAGTGGATTCG GTTGGTTCATACCATGCATCATCGTTGCTGGTGGCATCCAGACCTCCAACTCCCGGTGTTGTTAGCAGAGGAATCGGTCTTGAAGGTCTGTCCAGTGTATTAGCTGGTCTCTGGGGTACAGGAACTGGGTCCACAACTCTTACTGAAAATGTGCATACAATTGCCGTGACTAAGATGGGAAGCCGCAGAGCTGTTGAATTGGGTGCATGTGTTTTGATAGTCTTATCCCTTGTAG GTAAAGTTGGAGGGTTTATTGCTTCAATTCCTGAAGTCATGGTTGCTGCTCTCCTGTGCTTCATGTGGGCAATGCTTGCAGCATTGGGTTTGTCAAATCTACGTTATAGTGAGGCTGGAAGCTCTCGAAATATCATAATAGTTggattatctttatttttctcgCTCTCAATACCAGCTTACTTTCAGCAATATGGCATCTCTTCGAATTCCAACTTGTCTGTTCCAAGTTATTATCAACCATATATTGTGGCATCTCATGGACCTTTCCACAGTAAATTTGGAGGG TTAAACTACATAATGAATACATTGCTATCATTACACATGGTAATAGCATTCCTTGTGGCTGTTATATTGGACAACACTGTTCCTGGAAGTAGGCAAGAACGTGGGGTTTACGTCTGGTCTGAATCTGAGGCTGCAAGAAGGGAACCTGCAGTCGTCAAAGACTATGAGTTGCCCTTCCAGGTTGGTCGGGTTTTTAGATGGGTAAAGTGGGTTGGGCtttga
- the LOC18590390 gene encoding probable 2-carboxy-D-arabinitol-1-phosphatase, which produces MISLAQAPPLLHGRLHHLPTKRRSPFTVRSSSTLQEINKAEERELRPELYASVPFPPIKAAKRVVLVRHGQSTWNEEGRIQGSSNFSVLTKKGEAQAETSRYMLIDDSFDVCFSSPLIRSKRTAEIIWGIREEEIITDSDLREIDLYSFQGLLKHEGKAKFGPAYRQWQVDAANFNIDGHYPVRELWGRARNCWTKILAHESKSVLVVAHNAVNQALVATAIGLGTEYFRVLLQSNCGVSVLDFTPRIEGGSPYICLNRLNQTPSSPVATGSSGGRKTSKRIILICQGSTQDTEPSLSNSGDQPMNMLGVIQAQKNAELLLDLKVSAIVSSPSNACAETATIISRVQEAADCLGADCVPRYVEMKNIQDLDVAEILRQSTKDTIDVSSLRPGWLNGLDDGVMSTLWEQSGRAWSSLLTELSNESEKEKIVVAVGHPSVYVAMMGHCLNLTKEWLGSFHLDAGSVSVVDFPDGPTGRGIIRCINYTAHLGRWSIPITRSTVDDESF; this is translated from the exons aTGATTTCCCTCGCACAAGCTCCTCCGCTTCTCCACGGACGACTCCACCATCTCCCTACCAAACGTCGAAGTCCGTTCACCGTCCGATCATCATCGACTCTCCAAGAGATCAACAAGGCGGAGGAGAGGGAGCTGAGGCCGGAGCTTTACGCGTCGGTTCCGTTCCCTCCGATAAAGGCGGCGAAGAGGGTGGTGCTGGTGAGGCACGGGCAGAGCACGTGGAATGAGGAAGGTAGGATCCAAGGGAGCTCTAACTTCTCGGTTTTGACTAAGAAAGGTGAAGCTCAAGCCGAGACTTCCCGCTATATGCTCATCGATGACTCTTTCGATGTTTGCTTCTCCAG cCCTCTCATTCGTTCAAAAAGAACAGCTGAAATCATATGGGGAATTCGAGAGGAAGAGATTATAACAGATTCCGATTTGAGAGAAATTGatctttattcatttcaa GGCCTCTTAAAGCATGAGGGAAAAGCAAAGTTTGGTCCAGCTTATCGCCAGTGGCAGGTTGATGCTGCAAATTTCAACATTGATGGTCATTATCCGGTCAGAGAGTTGTGGGGACGTGCCAGAAATTGCTGGACTAAAATCCTTGCTCATGAAAGCAAGTCTGTTCTTGTGGTTGCTCACAATGCTGTTAATCAGGCTCTAGTTGCAACAGCAATAG GACTGGGAACAGAATACTTTAGGGTTTTACTTCAGAGTAATTGTGGTGTAAGTGTGCTTGATTTCACCCCACGGATTGAGGGAGGGTCTCCATATATCTGTCTTAATCGTTTAAATCAG ACACCAAGTTCACCTGTTGCTACTGGGAGCTCTGGAGGAAGAAAGACCAGCAAGCGGATCATACTCATTTGTCAGGGATCCACACAGGATACAGAG CCTAGTTTGTCCAACTCAGGTGATCAGCCAATGAACATGCTTGGGGTTATACAG GCCCAGAAAAATGCAGAGTTGCTTCTTGATCTGAAAGTGAGTGCCATAGTTAGCAGCCCATCGAATGCCTGTGCTGAGACAGCCACAATTATCTCCAGA GTGCAAGAGGCTGCTGATTGCTTGGGTGCTGATTGTGTGCCTCGTTATGTAGAGATGAAGAATATACAGGACCTTGATGTTGCAGAAATCCTTCGGCAATCAACAAAG GACACAATTGATGTTTCATCTCTACGCCCTGGTTGGTTAAATGGATTAGACGATGGAGTCATGTCAACACTATGGGAGCAATCTGGGCGAGCCTGGAGTTCGTTGTTGACAGAACTATCCAACGAATCTGAGAAAGAAAAGATCGTTGTTGCTGTTGGTCATCCCTCAGTGTACGTAGCAATGATGGGACACTGCCTAAATCTGACAAAAGAATGGCTAGGATCATTCCATCTTGATGCGGGGAGCGTCAGTGTAGTAGATTTCCCTGACGGCCCTACTGGTAGAGGCATCATACGGTGCATAAACTACACTGCCCATCTAGGGAGATGGTCTATACCAATTACAAGATCAACAGTGGATGATGAATCGTTTTAA